The genomic window aaTATCTTTATCTCCTAAGATTAGTTTTTTATCTTTAGAataagattattttttatgtttcttggTTATTGCTATGATTTGTTATTCAGTTTTCCTATTTATTTAGGATATAGAGTCTTGAATTACAAAATAAAGGTTAATGCTTAGTCTTTGTATCAAGCTATTATAAATCTTCCACCataattatatttcaaaaagtcttcattctttctcttttccttcttttatataaaaaaaactcataattgCAATATAGTATCTGAGCCAGTACCATCCTCCACAACTTATCTCATCCAGTTCCCTAAAGTGTGAAACTTAAGAAAAATTTGGAACTCTATTTTTCAGTTTCTTCCTTTCATTGTGTATTGAAGCTCTGTTTTGTTGTGTCGCCATCGTTTGTGTTTCATTTTCTCAACTTGTGATGGgtttatgaattatgaaaatgaatgaaacagtAATAATGAAGTAGAATGGAAGAAAAGCTTGCAATTGATATTAATGGAGTTTCCATACAAGGTAGAAgataaaaataaaggaaagaaagtaaTAAACTAGTAGAGAGTCTACTGTCCCCAAAGCACTAAGTGCCCCAAATCACTAACAAGTGACTCTACACAAATAACAGAATTCCAAGATGATTATTCTCTATCACTGACACCACTTATATAGCTATAATCCCATGCACACCATGCCTCACTTGGCCACGTCATGATTCTTCACATTAAACCCCTCCTTTCTCTTGTAAACCCTCCATATCCTTGGTTTAGGCCCACTGTCAAGGCCCAACTCTTGATCCATGTTTCTATCAACTTGTTTCTTGAAGTTTTCGTCTGACTTCAGGCGACAATCATCGTTTGCCGCTTTCAGGTTTGACAATAGCTTACGCTGACAATTGCCATAGTTTTCTTGTTCcaaatttgttgttgttaacAGTTTTTTACAACCATTCATCATCTTCCTATTGCATCTTGCTTTCTTCCAATTTCGTTCCAAGTTGCGACACGATTATTTTTAGTTCAGGTAAGGGTTTCAGTGGcgtaatattgtttcaatttggtACAAACTTGTGACACCTCCTATTTGGGGCTTCAACAACTGTAAGAACTAGCATACAATGATTGCCGTTTGGTTTGTTTGCTATCCTTTGTCGTATCTCCAGCGTTGTGTTACAATTTCCAGACTTGTTTCTTGCCATTTGTGTCCTCTGTTGGCGGTTCCAATGATAGCTCCCGTCTAGTACGTGAAGAACACACACCACCTTCTGACCTCTATTCAAGTCCGTAACACCTTCATCTTTCCTCAAAGACTATCGATAGTTCTTGTCCATGCCCCTATGTGAGATACATCTTTAATCATACACATGCGCAAATTATTGGCTTTGACATTGGGTGCATGCACTGCCGAAAAATTGTCAGACTGCCTCGCCATCAGTGACCCTTTTCTCGTTGGCCCTATCGTTGTACGATTAGGACCGTTTCGTGCTTACGCATCACTCTTTGGTAGTGTTTTCAAAGTGCTTCCTGTTCTTTTGGTACTATTTGCCATCCCCACAGTTTCTCTGGAGCATGGAAGCTCATCCCTGGCTGTCGCTTACACCGAAACAGTTGCAAAagttttttcttccaaaatctGCTCTTGTTCTACAATTTATCACTACAACCTTTTGTTCTACTAATTATTACTACCATTCACCATCTTCTCCGGTGGATGACTTCCAATTAGGATCAAATTTGCGACATCACCAACATTTTCAGTTCCAGATAGAGCTTTCCCAATTGTAAGGGATAACCCAATAGAATTTACTTTTGTTCAAGTTGGAACACCAACCTACTAGCGCTTCACTTGCTATAAGGGGTGGCCCAATATCATTTCAGTTTGATTCAAAGTTGCACCTTCTAGTTGGGGCTTCAGTTGTTATAAGCACTAGCAAAAGTATCTTTGCGGTTTTGTTGTTCTTGAAAATTAGAAGTTGTTATGCCACTAGTTTTGTCTTAGATTTCATCTGGCCCTAGTCCATACTTAATTCTAAGATTCatattatttactttttttatctttcaaaTGGTTTATTTGTATTAAGATTGGTTTCCCTATTTCTTAGTTATGATCGGCTTTGATTTACCAAATTccctatttatttataatttggaatCTTGCAGTAGATAAAGAAGGGCTAGTGGTTAGTATTTTGCATGAAATTATCAATCATATTACACCataattatatttcaaaaagTGTTAGGAACCCAAGAAACAACAATTTTATTACGAAACAGGAGAGAATATTCTATTCACAGTTACAATATTCAAAGATCCTCTCTACCCTTTGTGTTCTCCTATTTATACACATACTCACAAACTAATCCGAATAACAAACACCTAACTTCTCTAACAATCCATAACTACTTTAATTATAATTAGCTAATATTCTATATCCTAACAAAAAGTCTTTTCTCTAAATCTCATAACTTCAACAATCACAAATTCAACAAACAAACCAGACAGTATAAGTCTTACATATCATCCAATATCAACATTAGTAAAATGTTCATGGTTTAATCTGTAATTCTGTATGCTCaagaataatattatttgatttttagtttGATAGGCTTGAAACTAcaaagtaaaaattattaagccgctttgaaattattaaatgataaatattgTTTACCTGGTAATTGTTGGTCTATTTGGAGGTTTCAATCCAAAGATAGAAAAATTTAGTGACATTGGTGTGGGCTCATTTGTGCCAGTATTGTCACCAACTGTCTGTTTGAAATTACCAACATTATTGCCTTCAACTCCATCACACATTGGCGTCACTCTTCTAATCTTTCTAGAAGGTGATAATTGAAAAGAATTCAGATCTGAGACACTAGATTCCCTCTTGGGAACAGGTCTTGGAAGCTTTTCTGGATCCGTGGGCAGAGGTGCAGAAGAAAAGTACCTGAAATGGAAGAGGAGAGATTGAAATCATAGGAAAAGACAGAAAATAATACATCATTCTTTTAGCAGAATGTTTAATGCAATACCTGTGTTCTAATGCCTTCTGCACTGAAATTCTAGCATTTGGATCATAGGTAAACATCTTTGACAACAAATCTAAAGCATCCTCACTCGCCATTGGAAATAAAGAACGCAACGGGGGAGCAGGAATATACTTTTCTCGAACATAATATTTAAGGTACATCATATCAGGCCACTGAGAAGGTGACGGGGTTCCAAATGCTGTGAAAATTGTCCGTGTTTGATGCGTATCGGTTGAACCCTACCAAATGATAACAAATTCATGAAAGCACTAACAAGAAGAAAGAAGCCAAATCAATAAATGACATCACACGCTTAGATATTGTAAAGAACTGCACCAAAACAAACAGCAAACAAAATAAGATGAAAGCCAAATCATAATTCACTAAAAAAGCCTTAAATAGTCAATAGTGCCTATAAACATCACAGCAACAACACCTTGCCTAATCGGACTGCACTAGATGATAAAATCAAATGGTTGATATCATCCTTAAAAAAGTCAAGTAGTTAAAAGGGATGGACAATTAAAAACCATTTATGATTTATTACAAAATCAATCCATATATAAACCTAATTGCCATGAAAGTTTACCTCCAAAAAGGGTCTACGAAGAAGAAGCTCAGCAAATACACAAGCTGTAGCCCAAACATCTACCCCTGAACCGTACTTCCTGGCACCAAATAATAGCTCAGGCGCTCTGTACCACCGAGCAAATGCCTATTAATGTATAAGAGTCAATTTTAAATCCATTTTGAGAAGGtgaaaaatacaaacaaataatACGAAACAAGTAAATTTCTTGAATGCACCAACGCAATGCATGGTCTCTAGAAGAATCTTTTTCCTACTCCTTGTTCTTATTAGGTCTGGGGGAACAAAAACAAGCAATAGTAAGTAATGCAGGTTTCAAGGTTAACTCCACTGATAACACCCTTGGtttttcacacacacacacacacacacacacacacacacacagatatatatatatatatatatatatatatatatatatatatatgagtcaggatctaTTAACACCAAATTTCATCCATAGATGTTATTTAATCCAAAGGCTCTAACACCATgtcttatgcaatttttaatatattcttTCTTGgccttttccaaaaaaaaaatttatcagcGAAGATGCTTGATGATAGGGTTGAGAGGCCAAAATTGGATTAATGGTAAGTGCTCATGTTAAGCTCCATGCCTCCGTCGGCAGAGAGTACAATCACAGCGGTGGTGATAGCTTAAAAAAAGGAGTCGTCGGAGGGAATATGGGAAGAATCCGATCACTTTTATTTCCGGTAACAAAAGATacaaaaataactaaaatcTCTACAGTATGGTGTGGAGAGCAAAAAAGAGAATACATAAGATCAACTTAAATGAACGAATAAGATTTGGTGTCAATATTAactttgacacctggtgtcaatgGATCCTAACTCTCTctgtctatctctctctctctctgtctgtctctctctctctctctctctctctctctctctctctctctctctatatatatatatatatatatatatatatatatatatatatatatatatatatatatatatatatatatatatatatatatatatatatatatatatatatatataaattaaattaccaTGCAAGTCAAACCTAACTGCAAACAAAACCTTTTCAGCCTTGTGAAATTTAATCATCCAACATCTGTGCAAAGTTTGCTGTTTGATTGCAAAATAATGAGGAAATGGGATGATTAACAGTATGATTTAAGTTTTAATTTCACCGACCACTACGAATGCTgacttttattaaaaacaatcaGTTAATATTCAAAGACGTCCAAACACGTACTCCCATAATCTATTATCCATAAGAAACAAACCTGATCAACGAACTCGTGATCTGGGTCTCCAAATATCTGTGATAAACCAAAATCTGCAAGTTTCAGCTGTCCATTTTGTCCTATCAACAAGTTGTTTGGTTTCACATccctaaaaatatatacaagaaAACTTTTCAGTTCCGAactaaaacaaacaattttgtaATAACCAGATCACAGTACCATAACTCACCTATGCAAAACCCATTTTTTGTGACAATAAGCAAGACCTTTTAGTATCATTTGAAGGTAAGATTTAATATCAGCCGGAGAAAGGAAAATATTTCGGTCTCTTATGACAGCTTCAAGATCTGTCTCCATGAATTCAAACACAAGATGCAAGTTCTGCTTATATTGGAATACATCGATCAAATCAACAATGTTTGGATGTTTGAGCTCTTTGAGAAGTTTAATTTCTCTAAGAGCTGTAAAATTGACCCCGTCTAACGGCTCATCGATCCTTTTCCGAATCTTTTTAATTGCAACCATTTGTCCTGTCTGTCAATGAAATGAACAAAGCCATTAAAAGGAGTTAAAAATCACACAATAACAGTAGTAACTACTAATGTACCATCattcttattattattgttgaacaACAAAAGGCCAGCTTATGAAATCATGAACACAGCCAACTAGTATACCAACCAACACCCCCCCCTccaaatataaagaaaaaaagtaagaaGTCATCTTAATCCTTGAATGTGTCGGACATTGTCGCTGTAGTTTTCAAATTTATCTACATTACGAAAACATCCTTGAATGTATCTCTTGTTAGTCACACATTTACATATCAAAGTGACTGTTTATtctaaatacaaataaaattcagAATTCTCCAATACAAgttataagaagaaaaataattgtaGCACTGAAACTTCTAATGGAAGGTGTGTCTCGTGTCTAACATGTGTCGGTATCACGACACAGACACATATGATTACgttcaattaatttattattccaAAGTTAAGTATAAGAATTCAGTTTCATCTTATTACACATTACTATAACATAATCAAACATACACACTAAGTAACAATTGGTTAAAAGGGTAAAAAAGAAACCTTGGTATCAATGGCTTTGAAAACAACACCATAGGTACCTTCTCCGAGAACTTCGCGCTTCAGATACCTGTCTGCTAATTTTTTACACGGATTCACTTCACCCATTTTCGCACAAGTGATCAACTACAACTCAGAATTTTTACAAACGGTTAGggttaaaaatttgaaagattGTGCTTCATAGCTAGCTACACACAGAGTCACATTCAAAATCATATAAGTCAAATTTTGAAAGATAACCCATTAAACATTTCTcccaaatgaaaataaaatcaaacccAATTTGAAACATCATAACACATTAAACAAACAATTGGAGTGCAGAACATAGAAAAGCCTCGTAAAAACACAATCCATCAAAGTATCAAACTCAAACTctctgaaatataaaatatgaacaaaaagagTGAAAAATGCATTGAAAAAAGTGTAGTAATGAAAGAGTAAAATTGTGATTCCAAACCTGATTTTTAGCGGCGGCAAGAGGTTTGCTGCGAGCAAAACGCCCGTTGCCGGAGAGCAGATCAATTGGCGGCGAGCAAAGTGGTTCTTTGTCgaaaagagaaagaataaaatttattttaggaaaagaatttatttagaataaaatatttaaaaatttgttataaaatattgttaaagccattttgacaaaaaaaaaagttaactatTGATTTGTGATAAATATGTCTCGATTTttgtaataaattataattattgcgaaaaaacaaaaaagatattgtaaattttttttttatcaatttgtCTAGTGGCtataaatttcacc from Trifolium pratense cultivar HEN17-A07 linkage group LG1, ARS_RC_1.1, whole genome shotgun sequence includes these protein-coding regions:
- the LOC123902301 gene encoding cyclin-dependent kinase D-3-like, producing MGEVNPCKKLADRYLKREVLGEGTYGVVFKAIDTKTGQMVAIKKIRKRIDEPLDGVNFTALREIKLLKELKHPNIVDLIDVFQYKQNLHLVFEFMETDLEAVIRDRNIFLSPADIKSYLQMILKGLAYCHKKWVLHRDVKPNNLLIGQNGQLKLADFGLSQIFGDPDHEFVDQAFARWYRAPELLFGARKYGSGVDVWATACVFAELLLRRPFLEGSTDTHQTRTIFTAFGTPSPSQWPDMMYLKYYVREKYIPAPPLRSLFPMASEDALDLLSKMFTYDPNARISVQKALEHRYFSSAPLPTDPEKLPRPVPKRESSVSDLNSFQLSPSRKIRRVTPMCDGVEGNNVGNFKQTVGDNTGTNEPTPMSLNFSIFGLKPPNRPTITSADRSHLKRKLDLDFQQSK